A genomic region of Methanobacterium sp. SMA-27 contains the following coding sequences:
- a CDS encoding DUF11 domain-containing protein, whose translation MSATVDHQQVTTEIYIKPQARVVMSIKSNSPAHVGGIGQFIVTLTNYGPDIAYRIIVQEHNLLPDFIHELSEGCYDIFHHRWTVFQLKNGETVTLTAYRIMNKEDLKFNWYDNVTESQFTHNPKPITRQTSLIKTRTAAEISMTKTSNGSVHVGQTGTFTITLKNNGPNDATFVLVRDPFRAGFTYTPSIGSYDRATGIWCIDKLANRATATLTISKVMSPTDVGTIHNIAYETQDTYNPSPITPQTASLTVNPVAHVVMTKTSNGPVHVGETGTFTITLTNNGPNDATNVLVRDPYITGFIYLPSTGSYNFATGIWTISRLANGATATLTITKHTMAPSEEGIIHNTASETQTTYNPTPITPQTASLTVNPVAHVIMTKTSNGPVHVGQTGTFTITLTNNGPNDATHVLVTDPFRAGFTYTPSIGSYNPRTGIWTISRLLNGATATLTINKVMSTNDIGIIHNTASETQTTYNPTPITPQTASLTVNPSANVIMTKTNNGPVHVGQTGTFTITLTNHGPNEALNVLITDPYIAGFTYRPSTGSYNFATGIWTISRLAHGATATLTITKVMSPTDVGTIHNTASETQTTFNPTPITPQTANLVVNPVAHVIMTKTSNGPVHVGQRGTFTITLTNNGPNEATNVLVSDPYITGFTYTPSIGTYNRETGIWTISRLANGATATLTISKHMAGSDVGIIHNTASETQTTYNPTPITPQTANLTISPTAHVIMTKTSNGPVNIGQTGIFTITLTNHGPNSAQNVQVTDAIPSGFKLGSLSMGTYDGNIWTIPSLANGESATLTFNRVMITDDGGTTKTNTASETQATYNPTPITPQTATLYIYNVKLSIKKTSNKTNYNAGDSVVYNIDVKNNGPDTAKNLIVTDTLKSGLTYVSSTLGGHYNALTRTVTWNLASLTSGLHFLPSFTATVNKGTQGHTITNTVSAYNNEIKTPIISTPANIKVNKAVLSIKKTSNKTKYNTGNSVIYNIDVKNNGPDTATNIIVTDTLPTGMTFVSSTRGGVWDSAKRTITWNIDNLARGAHFTAMVTAKIKTQGGKTLKNRIQAIDKQMENPVSATSSVHVKKCSLYVKVSPTLINTRVGKTFTITYKVGNKGPDEANNVVMTFVIPKV comes from the coding sequence GTGAGTGCAACAGTAGATCATCAACAAGTAACTACAGAAATTTACATTAAACCACAAGCAAGAGTTGTAATGTCCATTAAGAGTAACTCCCCCGCACATGTTGGCGGAATAGGACAATTCATCGTAACACTAACCAACTACGGACCTGACATTGCATATAGAATAATAGTTCAAGAACACAATCTTTTACCAGACTTTATACATGAACTATCAGAGGGATGTTACGATATTTTCCATCATAGATGGACCGTATTTCAACTGAAAAATGGAGAAACAGTTACATTAACCGCATACAGAATTATGAACAAAGAAGATTTAAAATTCAATTGGTACGACAATGTAACTGAATCACAATTTACGCACAATCCAAAACCAATAACAAGACAAACTTCACTTATAAAAACCAGAACTGCTGCAGAAATAAGCATGACCAAAACTAGTAATGGCTCAGTACATGTTGGACAGACAGGTACATTTACCATAACATTAAAAAACAATGGACCCAATGATGCAACATTTGTCTTGGTAAGAGATCCGTTCCGAGCAGGCTTTACTTATACACCGTCAATTGGATCATACGACCGTGCTACAGGAATATGGTGCATAGACAAACTGGCAAATAGAGCAACAGCAACATTAACCATAAGCAAGGTAATGTCTCCAACTGATGTAGGAACAATACACAACATAGCATATGAAACACAAGATACCTACAACCCATCACCAATAACACCACAGACCGCAAGTTTAACCGTAAACCCAGTTGCACATGTAGTCATGACAAAAACAAGCAACGGCCCAGTACATGTAGGAGAGACAGGTACATTTACCATAACACTAACCAACAACGGACCCAACGATGCAACAAACGTCTTAGTAAGAGATCCATATATAACAGGCTTTATTTATCTGCCATCAACTGGATCGTACAACTTTGCAACAGGAATCTGGACCATTTCTAGACTGGCAAATGGAGCAACAGCAACATTAACCATAACCAAACATACTATGGCACCAAGCGAGGAAGGAATAATACACAACACAGCATCTGAAACACAAACAACATACAACCCAACACCAATAACACCACAAACAGCGAGCCTAACTGTAAACCCGGTTGCTCATGTAATCATGACTAAAACCAGTAACGGCCCAGTACATGTTGGTCAGACAGGTACATTTACAATAACACTAACCAACAACGGACCAAATGACGCAACACATGTCTTAGTTACTGATCCATTCAGAGCAGGCTTTACTTATACACCGTCAATTGGATCATACAACCCTAGAACAGGAATATGGACCATTTCAAGACTGTTAAATGGGGCAACTGCAACATTAACCATAAATAAAGTAATGTCTACAAATGACATTGGAATCATCCACAACACAGCATCTGAAACACAAACAACATACAACCCAACACCAATAACACCACAAACCGCAAGCCTAACCGTAAACCCATCAGCAAATGTAATCATGACAAAAACAAACAACGGCCCAGTACACGTTGGACAGACAGGTACATTCACCATAACACTAACCAACCATGGACCCAACGAAGCATTAAACGTCTTGATAACCGATCCATACATAGCAGGCTTTACTTATAGACCATCAACTGGATCATACAACTTTGCAACAGGAATCTGGACCATTTCAAGACTGGCACATGGAGCAACAGCAACATTAACCATAACCAAGGTAATGTCTCCAACTGATGTAGGAACAATACACAACACAGCATCTGAAACACAAACAACATTCAACCCAACTCCAATAACACCACAGACCGCAAATTTAGTCGTAAACCCCGTTGCACATGTAATCATGACAAAAACCAGTAACGGCCCAGTACATGTTGGTCAAAGAGGTACATTTACCATAACACTAACCAACAATGGACCCAACGAAGCAACAAACGTCTTAGTAAGCGATCCATACATAACAGGCTTTACTTATACACCGTCAATTGGAACATACAACCGTGAAACTGGAATATGGACCATTTCTAGACTGGCAAATGGAGCAACAGCAACATTAACCATAAGCAAACATATGGCAGGAAGTGATGTTGGAATAATACACAACACCGCCTCTGAAACACAAACAACCTACAACCCAACACCAATAACACCACAAACAGCAAACCTAACCATAAGCCCAACAGCACATGTAATCATGACAAAAACAAGCAACGGCCCAGTAAATATTGGACAAACAGGAATATTCACCATAACATTAACCAACCATGGACCCAACTCTGCTCAAAATGTGCAAGTGACCGATGCAATACCTTCAGGTTTCAAATTAGGTAGTTTATCAATGGGCACCTATGACGGTAACATATGGACTATTCCATCACTGGCTAACGGTGAATCTGCAACTCTAACATTTAACAGAGTTATGATAACTGATGATGGTGGAACAACAAAAACCAATACTGCATCTGAAACACAAGCAACCTACAACCCAACACCAATAACACCACAAACCGCAACACTATACATATACAATGTAAAATTATCCATCAAAAAAACATCAAATAAAACAAACTACAATGCAGGAGACTCAGTTGTCTACAATATTGATGTGAAAAACAACGGCCCAGATACAGCTAAAAATCTAATTGTAACCGATACCTTAAAATCAGGACTTACTTATGTGAGTTCTACACTAGGTGGACATTACAATGCTTTAACTCGAACTGTAACCTGGAACTTAGCAAGTTTAACTAGTGGTCTTCATTTCCTTCCATCATTCACAGCAACTGTGAATAAAGGTACACAAGGACACACCATTACAAACACAGTATCTGCATATAACAATGAAATAAAAACACCGATAATATCTACGCCTGCAAATATAAAGGTGAACAAGGCAGTATTATCCATCAAAAAAACATCAAACAAAACAAAATACAATACAGGAAACTCTGTTATCTATAATATTGATGTGAAAAATAACGGCCCAGACACAGCTACAAACATAATTGTAACCGATACCTTACCTACTGGAATGACCTTTGTTAGTTCTACAAGAGGT